Below is a genomic region from Flammeovirgaceae bacterium SG7u.111.
AGCAAAAAGGTCAGTTTTGTAGGAAATAAATTTTTTTTCATTTTTCGGATTTCATTAAAATGTGAATAGTGATTAGAGCGATGAATATGGAGATATTGGGCACAATAGTGTACCAACATCCTTCATTTACTTGTGTAAAGACTCTCTTGTTTTTACTATAAAAAATCAAGCAATGCTAATGAACTGACTGATATACGCTTCGGCTATGATATGACTTACTCCTGTCCATTCTATTATTTTGGCTATGGCCTCCATTTTCCTGCCTTGGAAGACGAGGAGTTTTATTTCTTCCTCTTGTTCGGGGTGTAGTTGGATATTATCGTGCATGGTTATAGGTTTTGTTCGCATATGATTCTGAGTCCGTCCAGTGTGAGCATGGGGTCTATTTTATGAAACTCTGGTTGGAGGTCGTCAAGCACCGAAGAAAGTCCACCGGTGGCTATTACCATACAAGGTTGCCCTACTTCCTGCTTTATTTTATCTAACATGTGCCGCACAAGCCCTACGTATCCCTCTAAAATTCCAGCTTGCAGGGCATGGATGGTGTTTTTTCCCAAAACAGATTCGGGCACTTCCAAGGGGATTTCAGGCAGCTTGGCGGTATTGCTCGAAAGAGCTTTCATTGCGGTGCGGATACCCGGAGCGATGGCTACTCCTAATAATTCTCCTTTTTTGGTGAGGGGCGTGAAGGTCAGTGCCGTACCAAAATCTACGATAATGCAGTAGTCGAACTCCGTTTGGTCTTTACAGTACTGGTGGGCTGCAACAGCATTGCACACCAAATCTGCACCTATTTCATTAGGATTGTTTATGCTAATCGTCAAGCCCTTATAGGTTTTAGGACCTACCATAAGCGGTTCTACTCCTAGCAGGCTTTCAAGAGCATATTTTAAATTTTTATTGATGGAAGGTACCACGCTGCTAATGGCAGAGGCTGTGAGCTGACTGGTTTTTAGTCCATTTTCCAAAAATGAATTCCTAAGAAAAAGCTCGTAACGACCGGATTGCTGGACTGGGTGCGTCTCAAACCGCCATACATGAGCCCATTTTTCATTATCATAAATTCCGAATACTATATTGGTGTTTCCTATGTCTGCTACAAGTAACATTAAAAGTCTTTTTAGTGAAATCCTAAGCTATTTTAAGTGAACTTGTGGATAATGAAAAGGAAAGTATAGAAATAAATCAATAGAATTGGGAATTCGATCTAAAAACAAATTAATCTGATGGCAAAAACGATTCTTTGCTATGGCGATTCAAATACATGGGGTTACAATCCTCACACCAAAGGACGGTACTCTTTTGAGAAGCGCTGGTCTAGTGTTTTGCAAGCAAGCTTGGGCAGTTCTTTTCGGGTAATAGCTGAGGGGCTCAACGGACGCACAACTGTTTGGGACGACCCTATGGGAGCTTATAAAAATGGGAAAATATACCTGATTCCTTGCCTGCATAGTCATAAACCAATCGACGTGGTAATTATCAAACTGGGTACAAATGACCTGAAAAAGCAATTTTGCCTTACTGCTTCTGAAATTGCCAATGGAGCAAAAACACTGGTAGAAATGGTCATCGGCTCAGAGTGCGGACCGGAAAGCTTAGTTCCAAAAGTTTTACTGATAGCTCCTGCACCATTGGCTACGGTTTCAGGCTTTGCAGAGATGTTTGAAGGAGGAGAAAAAAAATCGAAGCTGTTTGGAAAAGCTTTTTCCAAGGTTGCTGAAGAGCTGGGTTGCTACTTTTTGGATGCGGGAAAACATATCCATAGCAGCGAAAAAGATGGGGTTCATTTGGACGAAGAAATGCAGCTAAAGCTGGGCAAGGCCGTTGCCGATAAGGTAAAAGTGATGCACTTTTAGCTGTTGGCATAAGAAAACTACAAGATAAGTGAGGTAGCGTATAAATACTGCGTTAATAACTCGGGCAGGGGTGTCGCTTTTATAGGTTAGTACTCAAATTGCTCGAAAAGTGTTATTTTTGTACGTTTTTATCATTTAGCTTATAAGATATGGAAAGAGAGGGAGATGTGTTGGAGGGAGTTAGGTTAGAATTCAATGATGGCAATTTGCTGTTGTTGAATTTGAGTATTGCACTCATTATGTTTGGGGTTGCGCTCAGCCTAAAAAAAGAAAACTTCTTAGATGTTGTAAAACATCCACGAGCTGTTTTGACAGGAATTGTTTCCCAGTTTATTTTATTGCCCATTGTCACCTTTCTACTCGTTTGGTTTTCCGACCCACTTCCAGGGCTCGCCTTGGGGATGATTTTGGTGGCAGCTTGTCCAGGAGGTAACCTTTCTAACTTCTTTTCCTTTT
It encodes:
- a CDS encoding type III pantothenate kinase, which produces MLLVADIGNTNIVFGIYDNEKWAHVWRFETHPVQQSGRYELFLRNSFLENGLKTSQLTASAISSVVPSINKNLKYALESLLGVEPLMVGPKTYKGLTISINNPNEIGADLVCNAVAAHQYCKDQTEFDYCIIVDFGTALTFTPLTKKGELLGVAIAPGIRTAMKALSSNTAKLPEIPLEVPESVLGKNTIHALQAGILEGYVGLVRHMLDKIKQEVGQPCMVIATGGLSSVLDDLQPEFHKIDPMLTLDGLRIICEQNL
- a CDS encoding SGNH/GDSL hydrolase family protein, which codes for MAKTILCYGDSNTWGYNPHTKGRYSFEKRWSSVLQASLGSSFRVIAEGLNGRTTVWDDPMGAYKNGKIYLIPCLHSHKPIDVVIIKLGTNDLKKQFCLTASEIANGAKTLVEMVIGSECGPESLVPKVLLIAPAPLATVSGFAEMFEGGEKKSKLFGKAFSKVAEELGCYFLDAGKHIHSSEKDGVHLDEEMQLKLGKAVADKVKVMHF